The window CAGACCTATGTCTTACATGGTCAACCCAAGGTTTGTACCAATTATAAATATCATCCCAAGGCGCCCCATGTACATTATCTACGTAAAGAAAATCTCGCTGATATCTCCATGCCTCGGTGTAAATCTGATTCCACTCTTGTTTTGGTGTGACTTTCACTCTCAATGATGCAAGTGCTTTAAGCGAGCCATCACCAGCTTTCTTCGGACCTCCATTGGTATCTACTATCCCCCAGTTACCATTTGCTTGATAAAGAATGGATTTTCTATCCATAGACACTACCCCTGCACTCACACCGGTCATAAACACTTCCGATTTTTTATCTTTAAAATTATATCTATGAAGTGTTTGACCTCTTTCGTTTGGTACACTTTCAAGATAGAAAACATGATTTTCAGGCCCCATAATTAATCCTGAATAGTCCCTAATAGGTATGTCAACAGCTACAATTCTTTCCCATAATCCTTCCTCGTCAATTACAACAGTTTTGGTTTCCGCCTTCTTATCTTCTGATTTTGCTTCTGTAGCTTTTGCTTTCTCTTCGTCACTCTCTGGAAGAAATGGAGATACTCCATTTTTACTCAAAACGGCAGCATATAAGCCTCTTGTGGTTGGTCGATCATAAGAACTCATATCCAACCAGCCTGTATTCAGGCCAAAATTAGTACTCGCTAAGAAGTATAAATATTCTCCTTTTGCATCCCAAACAGGTGAAATCGCATCAGCCATTCCGTCTGTGACTTGGATTTTTTTGCCTGTTTCAATATTGTAAACAAATATTGCTTTAAACTGACTATCGAGCAATCTCGCATAAGCGACCCATTTACTATCAGGTGACCAGATTGGATTAAGTGATCTATTTGGATGCGCATACCTTTCGGTATCAGCAACTTTTGCCGTTCCAGTACTGACATTGACAAACCATAGGTTGTAATCCGTGTCTGTATAAGCAATGAATTTTCCATCAGGGGACCATTCTGGTTTGAAGTAAAAAGTCTTAGTAGGAAGCTGAATTTTCTTTGGTGCAGTCAAACCTTCTTGATCTCCAATCATCAATTGATATTCTCCTGATTCATCGGAAAACCAAGCCAATTGCTGTCCATCAGGTGACCATACAGGAGAACGATCTGCAACCCCAGAAGTCTGCGTGATATTTCTTGCATCGCCATTTTCTTTGGGAACTGTAATCACTTCTCCTCTATACTCAAATAGGGCTCTCTGACCTGTTGGAGAAATAGTTGGATTGGTCAACCTTCCTGCACTTACTGATTCCCACCTTTCTCTAGCCCAATGAAAGTCACCTTTAACATTAATTTCTAACTGCTGTGTTTGACCATTAGAAGGGGTTAGAATATGAAGATAACCTCCTTGTTCATAAACTAATTCTTCTCCATTGGAATCTAAATTTTTGATATCAAAATCAACGTGGAAGGTCTCTTGTTTCAAGTCATCTGAACTAGGGTCAAAAGACCAGATATTATTTGCATAATCTCTTTCTGACAGGAAAAAGACTCGTTTTCCATGCCAAATAGGCTGTGTGTGCCTTTCCATGTCTGTTTGTGGAGTCATCTTCAAAGAATAATCCTTCATATCTACAATCCAAATTGGCTTGGCTTGACCACCTCGATAATTTCTCCACTCAGGATCCCAAAAAGCAATCTGCTGATATGCGATATGTCGAGCATCATTGGAGAGTCTTCCATTGACTGCCCTTGGAATAGGAAGCGCTTCTTCCATCCCGCCCTCTAATGGAATTTTGTAGAATTTAGATTCTCTGGTTGGAACGTTTTCTCTGGAAGAAGTAAACAAGATGTGATTGCCGTCAGGAGTCCATCCTGCAGCCATATCTGCTCCAGGGTGCCAAGTCAGACGCTTTGGTTCACCACCTTCAATAGGGATTACATAAATATCCGGATTTCCATCATACTGAGCAGTAAAAGCGATATACTTGCCATCCGGAGAGAAATGTGGGCGATTTTCAGCTCCTTCATTACTTGTCAATCTGAACGCATCTCCACCTGATTTACTCACCCGCCAAAGATCATTGGCATATACAAAAACAATATAATCCTTGCTGATAGCAGGTTCTCGCAATAAGCGAGTTCCTTGAGCAAAGGTAAATTGAGCCGCAAGGAACAGCAGTATTGTTAAATATAAATTTTTCATTTTCTTGATTTGTGATAAGTCTACTTTAAAAATAAGGAATAGCTTCAGTAGCAAAAAACCATTGATGGAAAAAATAATGGTCGATGAACGATGGAATTCAAGAAAACGATAGATTTCTATCATTTCGACCACCGGCAGAAATCTAGTACTGACATTGCAAAAACAGGTCGTATTTCTGGCAAACTTAATTATATCAAGACGAGATCTCTCTCTTCGATCGAGATGACTTAGTAGCAGTCATTTCGACCATCGGGAGAAATCTCAAAATCACTTTTTAGAAAAAACCTCCCTTATAGCCTCCAAATAATCAAATTTATGACCTTCAGTTGGTTCGATATAATTTCCTTCTAAGTATTCATTCCAGCAACAAATCATTACGGTATTTCCATTGGTAGATTTGTGTTTTTCTGCTGTTAATCTTGCCTCTTCGAGTTTAGCTTTGAAAGTAGATTTATTGCTGTGAACTTTGTCTTTTCCGGGTTCACTTGGAAAACCTGTTTGTTGTGGCCAAGTGCCTCCCATCGGTCTCATATCCCAACCCATGGCTACTGGTGGTTGGTATTCGAATTCAGGATCATTTTCAAATTGCTCTGACCACCTTTTCCAGTGACTTCTATAATTTTTCCGCATATCAGCATAACTCCAATTTGCTTGATTTTCATAAGTATGATAGATATAGGCAGTCATACCCTCGAAACCTAGATTTTTAAGCCTTTTAGCATAATCTTGAAAAAGCATTTTATCAGTATACCTTCCTCCTCTCCAAGCTTCCCTAGGGTTATTGGCAACCCAATTTGTATGCATCGCATAGGGCATTTCTGCCTGTGTCATTGCGCCAGAGGTAGAAGCTATAAACTTAATCCCTGGAAATCCTGCCTTTCTAGCCAAAGCCTTTGACCTATCTAGCAGTTCCTTCATACTAATCCCATAAAAAGCAGCCCTTGCTTCTGTATCGTGTGGAAAATAAATATACACTATAGGTCTACCACTTGGATCTTTCAAATAATCCTTCCTTTTGAAATATTTATCTATCCATAGCATGGTGATTTTATCATGAACTTGGAGATAAAGTGTTTTATCTGGTTTTTCTCCTGGAAAGTTTCTTTTGGCAGCAATACTTGCCGGAGAACCTACATCCAACCAAAGCATCCATTTTTCATGGTCATCGTCGCACCAGTTCAAAGCCCATTTCATTTGCTTTGCTTCAGGTAGCTTTTCATTCTCTCTGAGCAAGACGGTCAACTGATCTTCCCATTGCTCTATGCCTGGTACGGCTACTCTTTTATAATTTGAATTATCAACTTTCCATCCTTTGGGATAATAAGTTTTTGCTTGAGGTGCAAAATCTAAATGATAATAATAGTGTCTTCCAAAAAACCAATTGTAAGCAAAAAAATCAATCCCATAACTTTTCATATACTCCAATTGCTTTCGAGCAACTTTTGGATCATCTCTTTTATAAAACCCTCCTAAACTGCTATGTGGCTTTCTGTTTAAAAAAGGACCTTCATAAGGGTTAGACTTGTTATAAACTCTTCCTTTTGGCCCCCACATTCCTGTATTTTTCAAAAATGCACAATCTTCAGGTTTATAGAGACAAGGCCAAAAACTATCAACATCTTTACTTGGATCTGCAGATACATTCCAAGATGGCATAAAATACACGCCAACCATGGCTTCATTTGAAGAAGCGACTGCTCTAGCACCAATCCCCTGATTATCGCTATCACCTGTTTGATTAACTCCAACATCAGGATTGATACCTGTATCATCTTGAGTAATCTGTTTCACTTCGCATCCCTCTGGAAGCCCTCCTGCAAAAACTAATATAAATAAAAAAGGCAAAAGTAATTTCATAAGTCTTAAAGCTTTAAATTTAAATTTAAATAAAATTGAAGCAAAAGAAAAGCCTTGGTTTATTTAAAAGGAATGATTAAGGTTTAAAATAGATGGCTTTGTTAATATTGCTTTTTGGGTTTCTACACTTTAAAATACATACCCATTATCATCTAAAAATAAAAAACCACAGCTTATCTCTAAACTGTGGCTTGTTTTAAAGAAATTGTAGATTTTAGATCTAAGATCTTAAATCTACAATCTAAAATTTAAACCTTACTTCCTTGCTATTGCTTTTTTAGCTGCTTTTACAATATTTTCAGCATTCAAGC is drawn from Belliella baltica DSM 15883 and contains these coding sequences:
- a CDS encoding S41 family peptidase, which gives rise to MKNLYLTILLFLAAQFTFAQGTRLLREPAISKDYIVFVYANDLWRVSKSGGDAFRLTSNEGAENRPHFSPDGKYIAFTAQYDGNPDIYVIPIEGGEPKRLTWHPGADMAAGWTPDGNHILFTSSRENVPTRESKFYKIPLEGGMEEALPIPRAVNGRLSNDARHIAYQQIAFWDPEWRNYRGGQAKPIWIVDMKDYSLKMTPQTDMERHTQPIWHGKRVFFLSERDYANNIWSFDPSSDDLKQETFHVDFDIKNLDSNGEELVYEQGGYLHILTPSNGQTQQLEINVKGDFHWARERWESVSAGRLTNPTISPTGQRALFEYRGEVITVPKENGDARNITQTSGVADRSPVWSPDGQQLAWFSDESGEYQLMIGDQEGLTAPKKIQLPTKTFYFKPEWSPDGKFIAYTDTDYNLWFVNVSTGTAKVADTERYAHPNRSLNPIWSPDSKWVAYARLLDSQFKAIFVYNIETGKKIQVTDGMADAISPVWDAKGEYLYFLASTNFGLNTGWLDMSSYDRPTTRGLYAAVLSKNGVSPFLPESDEEKAKATEAKSEDKKAETKTVVIDEEGLWERIVAVDIPIRDYSGLIMGPENHVFYLESVPNERGQTLHRYNFKDKKSEVFMTGVSAGVVSMDRKSILYQANGNWGIVDTNGGPKKAGDGSLKALASLRVKVTPKQEWNQIYTEAWRYQRDFLYVDNVHGAPWDDIYNWYKPWVDHVRHRSDMNYIVDILGGEVAVGHSYTSGGDFPNVTSTPIGLLGADYELTQGKVRIKKIYTGESWNPNLTAPLAQPGIQVKEGDYILEVNGKVINPEVNFYSYFEGLANKQVKLKVNSNPSQNGAKMITVVPIANENGLRNIDWVEGNRRKVNELSDGKLAYVYVPNTGQPGYTSFNRYYFAQQDKKGAVIDERNNGGGSAADYIVDIMARDLHGYFNSRANDRKPFTTPMAGIWGPKVMLINERAGSGGDLLPYLFNKMEIGPMIGTQTWGGLVGTWDTPPFIDGGRMVAPRGGFFDVNGEWAVEGVGVKPDIHVEQTPKDVIEGRDPQLERAVQEALKLLETEGVELKPEPKAPIRYFRPEKKN
- a CDS encoding glycoside hydrolase family 99-like domain-containing protein — translated: MKLLLPFLFILVFAGGLPEGCEVKQITQDDTGINPDVGVNQTGDSDNQGIGARAVASSNEAMVGVYFMPSWNVSADPSKDVDSFWPCLYKPEDCAFLKNTGMWGPKGRVYNKSNPYEGPFLNRKPHSSLGGFYKRDDPKVARKQLEYMKSYGIDFFAYNWFFGRHYYYHLDFAPQAKTYYPKGWKVDNSNYKRVAVPGIEQWEDQLTVLLRENEKLPEAKQMKWALNWCDDDHEKWMLWLDVGSPASIAAKRNFPGEKPDKTLYLQVHDKITMLWIDKYFKRKDYLKDPSGRPIVYIYFPHDTEARAAFYGISMKELLDRSKALARKAGFPGIKFIASTSGAMTQAEMPYAMHTNWVANNPREAWRGGRYTDKMLFQDYAKRLKNLGFEGMTAYIYHTYENQANWSYADMRKNYRSHWKRWSEQFENDPEFEYQPPVAMGWDMRPMGGTWPQQTGFPSEPGKDKVHSNKSTFKAKLEEARLTAEKHKSTNGNTVMICCWNEYLEGNYIEPTEGHKFDYLEAIREVFSKK